A region of Nocardioides sp. JS614 DNA encodes the following proteins:
- a CDS encoding FHA domain-containing protein: protein MPFCTACGTQNPDDARFCSQCGTRLVTAAPATPAATNEPSGESTATIAIGLGADKVETSDRQLNAVDAAAVDALPAGHALLVVQRGPGAGSRFLLDADVVNAGRHPDSEIFLDDVTVSRRHAEFHRSGESFTVSDVGSLNGTYVNRDRIDRVQLTDGDEVQIGKYRLVFFSGHAAR, encoded by the coding sequence ATGCCGTTCTGCACAGCGTGTGGCACGCAGAACCCCGACGACGCGCGCTTCTGCTCCCAGTGCGGCACCCGCCTGGTGACGGCGGCGCCCGCGACCCCTGCTGCGACCAACGAGCCGTCGGGGGAGTCGACCGCGACGATCGCGATCGGGCTCGGCGCGGACAAGGTCGAGACCTCCGACCGCCAGCTCAACGCGGTCGACGCGGCCGCCGTGGACGCGCTCCCGGCCGGCCATGCGCTGCTGGTGGTGCAGCGCGGCCCGGGGGCCGGCAGCCGCTTCCTGCTGGACGCCGACGTCGTCAACGCCGGCCGGCATCCCGACAGCGAGATCTTCCTGGACGACGTCACCGTCTCCCGCCGGCACGCCGAGTTCCACCGGTCCGGCGAGTCGTTCACGGTGAGCGACGTCGGGAGCCTCAACGGCACCTACGTCAACCGCGACCGGATCGACCGGGTCCAGCTGACCGACGGCGACGAGGTCCAGATCGGCAAGTACCGCCTGGTGTTCTTCTCCGGGCACGCGGCCAGGTGA
- the gcvH gene encoding glycine cleavage system protein GcvH, with protein MYPDDLKYTTEHEWVREPGEHEGSVRIGITHYAQDALGDIVYVSLPELGSTVEAGSTCGELESTKSVSDVYAPVSGEVVARNDALDATPELVNNDPYGGGWLFEVVPSDRAGLDGLLDATAYQASLDA; from the coding sequence TTGTACCCCGACGACTTGAAGTACACGACCGAGCACGAGTGGGTCCGCGAGCCCGGGGAGCACGAGGGCTCGGTCCGGATCGGGATCACCCACTACGCGCAGGACGCCCTGGGCGACATCGTCTACGTCTCCCTCCCGGAGCTCGGGTCGACCGTCGAGGCCGGCAGCACCTGCGGTGAGCTGGAGTCCACCAAGTCGGTGAGCGACGTCTACGCGCCGGTCTCCGGCGAGGTGGTGGCCCGCAACGACGCGCTGGACGCGACGCCGGAGCTGGTGAACAACGACCCGTACGGCGGCGGCTGGCTCTTCGAGGTGGTCCCGAGCGACCGCGCCGGGCTGGACGGGCTGCTGGACGCCACGGCGTACCAGGCCTCGCTCGACGCCTGA
- a CDS encoding DUF881 domain-containing protein: MPEEQQTGRDRLLRALIRPSRSQAVVAVLLAVLGYAAVTQVRFNEVDNTYGSLREQDLIDVLNGLAGTSQRAEAEIARLQRTRDDLLSDTGSREAALAQAQQEADTLSILAGLVPVTGPGIRVTVTEETGTVQVQTLVDSLQELRTAGAEAIQVNGQVRVVADTAVEDVPGGLLVGGQVVTSPYVIDVIGEPHTLASSGIDFPDGPRDLFEDDGASVVVDELASLDIESVVKPARPEYAEPDGAQ, encoded by the coding sequence ATGCCTGAGGAGCAGCAGACCGGGCGGGACCGGCTGCTCCGCGCCCTGATCCGGCCCAGCCGCAGCCAGGCCGTGGTCGCGGTGCTGCTCGCGGTGCTCGGCTACGCCGCCGTCACCCAGGTCCGGTTCAACGAGGTCGACAACACCTACGGCAGCCTGCGCGAGCAGGACCTGATCGACGTGCTCAACGGCCTGGCCGGCACCAGCCAGCGCGCCGAGGCCGAGATCGCCCGGCTGCAGCGCACCCGCGACGACCTGCTCTCCGACACCGGCTCGCGCGAGGCGGCCCTCGCCCAGGCGCAGCAGGAGGCCGACACGCTCTCGATCCTCGCCGGGCTGGTCCCGGTGACCGGTCCCGGCATCCGGGTGACCGTGACCGAGGAGACCGGCACCGTGCAGGTGCAGACCCTGGTCGACAGCCTGCAGGAGCTGCGCACCGCCGGCGCCGAGGCGATCCAGGTCAACGGCCAGGTTCGGGTGGTCGCCGACACCGCCGTCGAGGACGTCCCCGGAGGGCTCCTGGTCGGGGGGCAGGTGGTCACCTCGCCGTACGTCATCGACGTGATCGGCGAGCCGCACACCCTTGCGAGCTCGGGCATCGACTTCCCCGACGGGCCGCGGGACCTCTTCGAGGACGACGGTGCGAGCGTGGTCGTCGACGAGCTCGCCTCCCTCGACATCGAGAGTGTGGTCAAACCCGCCAGACCGGAGTACGCCGAACCCGACGGGGCGCAGTAG
- a CDS encoding small basic family protein: protein MIAALGLLVGIVLGVVFQPDVPAGLEPYLPIAVVAALDAVFGALRAYLDGIFDDKVFVVSFVSNVVIAAAIVYLGDKLGVGGQLSTGVIVVLGIRIFSNVAAIRRHLFHA from the coding sequence GTGATCGCCGCACTCGGGCTGCTGGTCGGGATCGTGCTGGGCGTGGTCTTCCAGCCGGACGTCCCCGCGGGCCTCGAGCCCTACCTGCCGATCGCCGTCGTGGCCGCGCTGGACGCCGTCTTCGGCGCCCTCCGGGCCTACCTGGACGGGATCTTCGACGACAAGGTGTTCGTGGTCTCCTTCGTCAGCAACGTGGTCATCGCGGCCGCGATCGTCTACCTCGGCGACAAGCTGGGCGTCGGCGGCCAGCTGTCGACCGGCGTGATCGTCGTGCTCGGGATCCGGATCTTCTCCAACGTCGCGGCGATCCGAAGGCACCTGTTCCATGCCTGA
- a CDS encoding DUF881 domain-containing protein encodes MPDSRTTTADRVSTPLLTLITQQSLDEDYRHVAERRAEQGSTPTGRRRLGTATVVVAVFGLLVTVAAVQNSQRAGVQSASRASLIANIDRGRADLAALQERIVDLRELDVSLQDNLDDVTAAAQGAQARVQRLGAVTGFGAVTGPGVRVTVDDGDHFTVRDRDLRPLVDGLWNAGAEAISINGQRLTARTPIRNSGAAIHVNFRPLSPPYVVLAIGDPRTLQADLMETTSGLTFRDTAAQLGFPWNMDNVDRLSLPAAPQRLIQLDWAVEGTAKENLVKRRKDTPP; translated from the coding sequence ATGCCTGACTCCCGGACCACGACGGCCGACCGGGTCAGCACGCCGCTGCTGACGCTGATCACCCAGCAGTCCCTCGACGAGGACTACCGCCACGTCGCGGAGCGCCGCGCCGAGCAGGGGAGCACGCCGACCGGGCGGCGCCGCCTGGGAACCGCGACCGTGGTGGTCGCGGTCTTCGGCCTGCTGGTGACGGTCGCCGCCGTGCAGAACTCCCAGCGGGCCGGGGTGCAGAGCGCCAGCCGGGCGTCGCTGATCGCGAACATCGACCGCGGCCGGGCCGACCTGGCCGCCCTCCAGGAGCGCATCGTCGACCTCCGCGAGCTCGACGTCTCGCTGCAGGACAACCTCGACGACGTCACCGCCGCCGCGCAGGGTGCACAGGCCCGGGTGCAGCGGCTCGGAGCGGTCACCGGCTTCGGCGCCGTCACCGGCCCGGGCGTGCGCGTCACGGTCGACGACGGCGACCACTTCACGGTCCGCGACCGGGACCTGCGTCCGCTGGTCGACGGGCTGTGGAACGCCGGGGCCGAGGCGATCTCGATCAACGGCCAGCGGCTCACCGCACGGACGCCGATCCGCAACTCGGGCGCCGCGATCCACGTGAACTTCCGCCCGCTGTCGCCGCCGTACGTCGTGCTCGCCATCGGTGACCCGCGCACCCTCCAGGCCGACCTGATGGAGACGACGAGCGGCCTGACGTTCCGCGACACGGCCGCCCAGCTCGGCTTCCCCTGGAACATGGACAATGTGGATCGGCTCTCCCTCCCGGCGGCCCCGCAGCGACTGATCCAGCTGGACTGGGCCGTCGAGGGCACCGCCAAGGAGAACCTCGTCAAGCGTCGGAAGGACACCCCACCGTGA
- a CDS encoding CDP-alcohol phosphatidyltransferase family protein, giving the protein MADDSTRNRVWTLPNLLSMIRLAGVPVFLWLVLGPEADGWALALLAVSGITDFLDGYLARRLGQTSTLGQVLDPVADRLYILAVVVGLALRDVIPWWAALSLPLRDLLLWGLVPLLRTRGYSALPVHFLGKAATFNLLYAFPLLLLGDGDGTVATLANVFGWAFALWGIGLYWWAGILYAWQVRTLLATTERRTAAVPDA; this is encoded by the coding sequence GTGGCGGACGACTCGACGCGCAACCGCGTGTGGACGCTTCCCAACCTGCTCAGCATGATCCGGCTGGCGGGCGTCCCGGTCTTCCTCTGGCTGGTGCTGGGCCCGGAGGCGGACGGCTGGGCACTGGCGCTGCTGGCGGTCTCCGGCATCACCGACTTCCTCGACGGCTACCTCGCGCGCCGGCTGGGGCAGACCTCGACGCTGGGCCAGGTGCTGGACCCGGTCGCCGACCGGCTCTACATCCTGGCCGTCGTCGTGGGCCTCGCGCTGCGCGACGTGATCCCCTGGTGGGCGGCGCTCTCGCTGCCGCTGCGCGACCTCCTGCTCTGGGGGCTGGTGCCGCTGCTGCGGACCCGTGGCTACAGCGCGCTGCCGGTGCACTTCCTGGGCAAGGCCGCGACCTTCAACCTGCTCTACGCCTTCCCGCTGCTGCTGCTCGGTGACGGCGACGGGACGGTCGCGACCCTCGCGAACGTGTTCGGCTGGGCGTTCGCCCTGTGGGGGATCGGGCTCTACTGGTGGGCCGGCATCCTCTACGCCTGGCAGGTGCGCACCCTGCTGGCCACCACCGAGAGGCGGACGGCGGCGGTCCCCGATGCCTGA
- a CDS encoding hemolysin family protein encodes MNSLTAIVLAVFLLLGNAFFVGAEFALVSARRTQLEPRAEAGSRMARTTIKAMENISLVIGVNQLGITVCSLVLGAVGEPAVAHLVEPVLHAVNVPEGFVHPVSFVLALSLVVYLHVVLGEMIPKNIALAGPDRAALVLGPPIWGIVTVLRPVVVVINAIAAGVLRLMGARLTSEVSSTYTREEVAALVEQSRGEGLLEADEYDRLAGALGFTEKTVGAVLMPPDSLTTVPRGSTGAEVEALCASTGFSRFPVVGEDGGLLGYLHIKDVLEPDEARRARPVEDKWIRPFAPVSADEPLHGALETLQRRGAHMARVVDGGGRTLGLATLEDVIEELVGEIRDAAHLEDHL; translated from the coding sequence GTGAACAGCCTGACCGCCATCGTGCTCGCCGTCTTCCTCCTGCTCGGCAACGCGTTCTTCGTGGGCGCGGAGTTCGCGTTGGTCTCCGCGCGCCGCACGCAGCTCGAGCCGCGCGCCGAGGCGGGCTCGCGGATGGCGCGGACCACGATCAAGGCGATGGAGAACATCTCCCTGGTGATCGGCGTCAACCAGCTCGGCATCACCGTCTGCTCGCTGGTGCTCGGTGCGGTCGGCGAGCCCGCGGTCGCCCACCTCGTGGAGCCGGTCCTGCACGCGGTGAACGTGCCGGAGGGCTTCGTGCACCCGGTGTCGTTCGTGCTCGCCCTGTCGCTGGTCGTCTACCTGCACGTGGTGCTGGGGGAGATGATCCCGAAGAACATCGCCCTGGCGGGGCCGGACCGGGCCGCGCTCGTGCTGGGCCCGCCGATCTGGGGGATCGTGACCGTGCTCCGGCCGGTCGTCGTGGTCATCAACGCGATCGCGGCCGGGGTGCTGCGCCTGATGGGTGCCCGGCTGACCAGCGAGGTGAGCTCGACGTACACCCGCGAGGAGGTCGCCGCGCTGGTCGAGCAGTCACGCGGCGAGGGCCTCCTCGAGGCCGACGAGTACGACCGCCTCGCCGGGGCGCTGGGGTTCACCGAGAAGACCGTCGGTGCCGTCCTGATGCCGCCGGACTCGCTCACCACGGTGCCGCGGGGCTCGACCGGCGCCGAGGTCGAGGCGCTGTGCGCGTCGACCGGCTTCAGCCGGTTCCCGGTCGTGGGGGAGGACGGCGGGCTGCTCGGCTACCTGCACATCAAGGACGTCCTCGAGCCGGACGAGGCCCGCCGGGCCCGGCCGGTCGAGGACAAGTGGATCCGGCCGTTCGCCCCGGTCAGCGCCGACGAGCCGCTGCACGGTGCCCTCGAGACCCTGCAGCGCCGGGGCGCGCACATGGCGCGGGTGGTCGACGGCGGCGGGCGGACCCTCGGGCTGGCCACCCTCGAGGACGTCATCGAGGAGCTCGTGGGCGAGATCCGCGACGCCGCGCACCTGGAGGACCACCTCTGA
- a CDS encoding hemolysin family protein: MTAWLLLAAALLLIVACGVFVAAEFSFVTVDRSQVERAAAAGDTGAGGVQAALRTLSTQLSGAQVGITITNLAIGYLAEPAISDLIDGPLRGLGTPERAITPTAIAVGLTLGTILTMIFGELVPKNLALAKPMAVARATQRFQRGFTALARGPIRVLNGSANAVVRRLGIEPQEELRSARSSTELASLIQRSADLGTLDLETAELMERSVEFGARTAGEIMTPRVRSSSLEANDRANVVIELTRETGHSRFPVLDADENVVGTVHVKNAVALPVYERATTKVKHLMAKPIVVPDSLRLDPLLALLRGDGFQLAVVMDEYGGFAGIVTLEDVVEEIVGDIADEHDRLSANARLQRDGTWSLSGLLRPDEVEDITGVLLPDHEDYDTIAGLVLRVLGRVPRVGDLAEVSVPDRSDPDEPREQLAVLTVERMDGLRIDRLTLRLLDTPIGGAES, from the coding sequence ATGACCGCCTGGCTGCTGCTGGCGGCGGCGCTGCTCCTCATCGTCGCCTGCGGCGTGTTCGTCGCGGCCGAGTTCTCCTTCGTCACCGTCGACCGCAGCCAGGTCGAGCGCGCCGCCGCGGCGGGGGACACCGGCGCGGGTGGCGTGCAGGCCGCGTTGCGCACGCTGTCCACCCAGCTCTCCGGAGCCCAGGTCGGCATCACCATCACCAACCTCGCCATCGGCTACCTCGCCGAGCCGGCGATCTCGGACCTGATCGACGGGCCCCTGCGCGGCCTCGGCACGCCGGAGCGTGCGATCACGCCGACGGCGATCGCGGTCGGCCTGACGCTCGGCACGATCCTCACGATGATCTTCGGCGAGCTGGTGCCCAAGAACCTGGCGCTCGCCAAGCCGATGGCCGTGGCCCGGGCGACCCAGCGCTTCCAACGCGGGTTCACGGCGCTGGCGCGCGGTCCCATCCGGGTGCTCAACGGCTCGGCCAACGCCGTCGTACGCCGGCTCGGCATCGAGCCCCAGGAGGAGCTGCGCTCGGCGCGCAGCTCCACGGAGCTCGCCTCGCTGATCCAGCGCTCGGCCGACCTCGGCACGCTCGACCTGGAGACCGCCGAGCTGATGGAGCGCTCGGTCGAGTTCGGCGCCCGCACCGCGGGCGAGATCATGACGCCGCGGGTGCGCTCGAGCAGCCTGGAGGCGAACGACCGGGCCAACGTGGTCATCGAGCTGACCCGGGAGACCGGGCACTCGCGGTTCCCGGTCCTGGACGCCGACGAGAACGTCGTCGGCACGGTGCACGTCAAGAACGCCGTCGCCCTGCCCGTCTACGAGCGCGCGACCACGAAGGTCAAGCACCTGATGGCCAAGCCGATCGTGGTCCCCGACTCGCTGCGCCTCGACCCGCTGCTGGCGCTGCTGCGCGGGGACGGCTTCCAGCTCGCGGTCGTGATGGACGAGTACGGCGGCTTCGCAGGCATCGTGACCCTGGAGGACGTCGTCGAGGAGATCGTCGGGGACATCGCCGACGAGCACGACCGGCTCAGCGCCAACGCACGGCTGCAGCGGGACGGGACCTGGTCGCTCTCCGGCCTGCTGCGCCCCGACGAGGTCGAGGACATCACCGGCGTCCTGCTGCCCGACCACGAGGACTACGACACGATCGCGGGGCTGGTCCTCCGGGTGCTCGGCCGGGTGCCCCGGGTCGGCGACCTCGCGGAGGTGAGCGTCCCCGACCGCTCCGACCCCGACGAGCCGCGCGAGCAGCTCGCCGTCCTCACCGTGGAGCGGATGGACGGGCTGCGGATCGACCGGCTGACGCTGCGGCTCCTCGACACCCCGATCGGGGGGGCGGAGTCGTGA
- a CDS encoding DUF1800 domain-containing protein: MSRTVPSPSRRALVSGAASGAAAGAVLAGAGAAHAGSAYAPARYRGHRLLGAQARHLVGRFSYGVTPALAAQVRAAGGARSWFDAQLDPGSVADPGTDGVRDWWPSLSRGATELWQRQRDEVEGVWEVMFDYQRWVLVRRMRSRRQLLEVMTEFWENHFNVPVNGDAQGLWRTQYGDAIRAAALGRFEDLLQATITHPAMLISLDNVDSAKAHPNENLGRELLELHTVGRGAYDEDDVKGSARILTGWSVDMWNTFQPVYRRKWHATGPVQVIDFSHPNADPDGRAVTEAYLRYLARHPATARRLARKLAVKFVSDRPPEALVEQLAQVYLDHDTAIAPVLRALVASAAFTGAVGAKVRDPGEDLVASYRALDVRLAAPPDGDGGDRYAANALLWQVDGIGTKPFDWPRPDGQPIDNEAWASPSRLLASMDVHLSLAGRWWPTQGAAYHPPAWWVPRFPIRFDLLVDHLSQVLLHRRSTAQLLEACCLAVDVGPRERITRDHGLVQWNMPRLLTTFLDSPAFLTR; the protein is encoded by the coding sequence ATGTCTCGGACCGTGCCCTCGCCGTCTCGCCGCGCCCTCGTCTCGGGCGCGGCGTCCGGCGCCGCCGCCGGCGCCGTCCTCGCCGGAGCGGGCGCCGCGCACGCCGGCTCGGCGTACGCCCCCGCCCGCTACCGGGGCCATCGCCTGCTCGGCGCGCAGGCCCGGCACCTGGTCGGGCGGTTCTCGTACGGCGTCACCCCGGCGCTCGCCGCCCAGGTGCGCGCCGCCGGCGGCGCCCGGTCCTGGTTCGACGCCCAGCTCGACCCGGGCTCCGTGGCCGATCCCGGCACCGACGGCGTCCGGGACTGGTGGCCGAGCCTGTCGCGGGGTGCCACCGAGCTGTGGCAGCGCCAGCGCGACGAGGTCGAGGGCGTCTGGGAGGTGATGTTCGACTACCAGCGCTGGGTGCTGGTGCGGCGGATGCGTTCGCGCCGCCAGCTGCTCGAGGTGATGACCGAGTTCTGGGAGAACCACTTCAACGTCCCGGTCAACGGCGACGCCCAGGGCCTCTGGCGCACGCAGTACGGCGACGCGATCCGGGCCGCGGCGCTCGGCCGCTTCGAGGACCTGCTGCAGGCGACGATCACCCACCCGGCGATGCTGATCAGTCTCGACAACGTCGACTCGGCGAAGGCGCACCCGAACGAGAACCTCGGCCGCGAGCTCCTCGAGCTGCACACGGTCGGGCGCGGCGCCTACGACGAGGACGACGTCAAGGGGTCGGCGCGGATCCTCACGGGGTGGAGCGTCGACATGTGGAACACCTTCCAGCCGGTCTACCGCCGCAAGTGGCACGCGACCGGCCCGGTCCAGGTCATCGACTTCAGCCACCCGAACGCCGACCCAGACGGCCGCGCGGTCACCGAGGCCTACCTCCGCTACCTCGCCCGCCACCCCGCCACTGCGCGGCGGCTGGCCCGCAAGCTCGCCGTGAAGTTCGTCAGCGACCGCCCGCCGGAGGCGCTGGTCGAGCAGCTCGCCCAGGTCTACCTGGACCACGACACCGCGATCGCGCCGGTGCTCCGCGCCCTGGTCGCCTCGGCCGCGTTCACCGGTGCCGTCGGCGCCAAGGTGCGCGACCCGGGCGAGGACCTGGTCGCGTCGTACCGGGCGCTGGACGTCCGGCTCGCGGCACCGCCGGACGGCGACGGCGGCGACCGGTACGCCGCCAACGCGCTGCTCTGGCAGGTCGACGGGATCGGCACCAAGCCCTTCGACTGGCCCCGGCCCGACGGCCAGCCGATCGACAACGAGGCGTGGGCCTCGCCGTCCCGGCTGCTGGCGTCGATGGACGTGCACCTGAGCCTGGCCGGACGGTGGTGGCCGACCCAGGGCGCGGCGTACCACCCGCCGGCGTGGTGGGTGCCGAGGTTCCCGATCCGCTTCGACCTGCTGGTCGACCACCTCTCGCAGGTGCTCCTGCACCGCCGCTCGACCGCCCAGCTGCTGGAGGCCTGCTGCCTGGCCGTCGACGTCGGCCCGCGGGAGCGGATCACACGCGACCACGGCCTCGTGCAATGGAACATGCCGCGGCTGCTCACGACGTTCCTCGACTCCCCCGCCTTCCTCACCCGGTGA
- a CDS encoding DUF1501 domain-containing protein, protein MTDPCCPEFARLSRRGLFSGAVALAGATTIVGTAAITTSAAALAPAPSVLVVLSLRGAADGLSLVVPHADPVYYSARPSIAVPAAALLAKDAMFGLHPALEPLLPLWRAGRLAAVHATGLPAPNRSHFSAMEEVEDADPGSEVRTGWLNRLIGTDPGTSPLQGFNVGGGVVPTSLYGPQGVMSAGDVDSVRIPGDDKWDTTKGRRSSLHRLWDDDRSTLGTAMRSMFAALDDFAPARESADNAEAYPRTDIGRALSEVARVIRGDVGVEVITVDQGDWDMHSDVGSVERGWLRDNARDLAAAIAAFFGDLGDQASKVTLVTISEFGRRVVENDSYGLDHGYGNVMFLAGAGVKGGRYYGTWPGLSAELDSDLLVTTDYRSVLAEVVSTRFGASTAAVFPRFSPEPVGVMTSL, encoded by the coding sequence ATGACCGACCCCTGCTGCCCCGAGTTCGCCCGCCTCTCGCGTCGCGGGCTGTTCTCCGGCGCCGTCGCCCTGGCGGGCGCGACGACGATCGTGGGGACCGCCGCGATCACCACGTCCGCGGCCGCGCTGGCCCCGGCCCCGTCGGTGCTCGTCGTGCTGTCGCTGCGCGGTGCTGCCGACGGCCTCTCGCTCGTGGTCCCGCACGCCGACCCGGTGTACTACAGCGCCCGGCCGAGCATCGCGGTGCCCGCCGCCGCGCTGCTCGCGAAGGACGCGATGTTCGGCCTGCACCCGGCGCTGGAGCCGCTGCTGCCGCTCTGGCGGGCCGGTCGGCTCGCGGCCGTGCACGCGACCGGGCTGCCGGCCCCGAACCGTTCGCACTTCTCCGCGATGGAGGAGGTCGAGGACGCCGATCCCGGCTCCGAGGTCCGCACCGGCTGGCTGAACCGGCTGATCGGCACCGACCCGGGCACCTCGCCGCTCCAGGGCTTCAACGTCGGCGGCGGCGTCGTACCGACCTCGCTCTACGGCCCCCAGGGCGTGATGTCCGCCGGCGACGTCGACTCCGTGCGGATCCCCGGCGACGACAAGTGGGACACCACCAAGGGCCGCCGGTCCTCCCTGCACCGCCTGTGGGACGACGACCGGAGCACCCTCGGCACGGCGATGCGCTCCATGTTCGCCGCGCTCGACGACTTCGCGCCGGCGCGCGAGAGCGCCGACAACGCCGAGGCGTACCCGCGCACCGACATCGGGCGGGCGCTCTCGGAGGTGGCTCGCGTGATCCGCGGCGACGTCGGCGTCGAGGTGATCACCGTCGACCAGGGCGACTGGGACATGCACTCCGACGTCGGCAGCGTCGAGCGGGGCTGGCTGCGCGACAACGCCCGCGACCTGGCGGCCGCCATCGCCGCCTTCTTCGGCGACCTCGGCGACCAGGCCTCGAAGGTGACCCTCGTGACCATCAGCGAGTTCGGCCGGCGGGTCGTCGAGAACGACAGCTACGGGCTCGACCACGGCTACGGAAACGTGATGTTCCTGGCCGGCGCCGGGGTCAAGGGCGGCCGGTACTACGGCACCTGGCCCGGCCTGTCGGCCGAGCTCGACTCCGACCTGCTCGTGACCACCGACTACCGCAGCGTGCTCGCCGAGGTCGTCTCGACCCGGTTCGGCGCGTCCACGGCCGCGGTGTTCCCGCGCTTCTCCCCCGAGCCGGTGGGCGTGATGACCTCGCTCTGA